A single genomic interval of Polyangium spumosum harbors:
- a CDS encoding heme lyase CcmF/NrfE family subunit: MSIWQSLPEFGTGVLYAILIAAAYTFAVALASSTGRPRLLQAARLGAYGTVALVGLSVLVLAFAFVSHDFRISYVARYSDRSMTTPYLVAALWGGQDGSLLWWLFLTSGFTAGCVVWLRRKYLALQPFVIATLMTIIGFFAILMIFAANPFATSAGGAPVDGQGLNYQLRNFYMIIHPPSLYVGFTSSAIPFAFAIAALATGRLDNEWIVATRKWMLFAWLFLSIGNALGMLWAYEELGWGGYWAWDPVENAAFLPWLTASAYVHSTMIQERRGMLKVWNVFLICATFFLTIFGTFLTRSGLISSVHSFAQSGIGIFFVWYMGVIAATSLGLIVYRLPKLRSDGVFESVLSRETAFVLNNWGLLSLTIFIATATTWPRISEWLLNQESTLGPTFYNTWIPPLALVIFFLMGAAPLLGWRKTSPELFLKSFRWPVAVMLVVGVLHLALGKRVGYPAFYDAAPIYEGTLGRVLAWTSGKLPFITVMLVAFNITVVVQEFYRGVAARQRSKSGEGLFSSLFNLVAKSRRRYGGYVVHVGIALMFLGFTGRSWGVDKELSMSPGESAQVEYYDIKYLGTRMEVDNEKRAIFADLEVTRQGKPIGRVTPAKFIYKTGADQPSTEVAKHMTIRDDLYVIVGMVNPTTKVAAFQFHVNPLVNFIWIGVGILILGAMLSMWPDVALEEAGAFGYIRAAASVATSVIFALLLAGGPSLAYGGTNGSRAPPAPTIEAPSPAPALGAALAPAK, encoded by the coding sequence ATGTCGATCTGGCAATCGCTCCCCGAGTTCGGAACCGGCGTTCTTTACGCCATCCTGATCGCCGCGGCGTACACGTTCGCCGTCGCGCTCGCCTCGAGCACCGGCAGGCCGCGCCTGCTGCAGGCCGCTCGGCTCGGCGCGTACGGCACCGTCGCGCTCGTCGGCCTCTCGGTCCTCGTCCTCGCGTTCGCCTTCGTCAGCCACGATTTCCGCATCAGCTACGTCGCTCGATACAGCGACCGCTCGATGACCACGCCCTACCTCGTCGCGGCCCTCTGGGGCGGGCAGGACGGGTCGCTCCTCTGGTGGCTCTTCCTCACGTCCGGCTTCACCGCGGGCTGCGTGGTCTGGCTCCGGCGCAAATACCTCGCGCTCCAGCCCTTCGTGATCGCGACGCTGATGACCATCATCGGCTTCTTCGCGATCCTCATGATCTTCGCGGCGAACCCCTTCGCCACGAGCGCGGGCGGCGCGCCCGTCGACGGGCAGGGGCTGAACTACCAGCTCCGCAACTTCTACATGATCATCCACCCGCCGAGCCTGTACGTCGGGTTCACGAGCTCGGCGATCCCCTTCGCCTTCGCGATCGCGGCGCTCGCCACCGGCCGGCTCGACAACGAGTGGATCGTGGCGACGCGCAAGTGGATGCTCTTCGCCTGGCTCTTCCTCTCGATCGGCAACGCGCTCGGCATGCTCTGGGCCTACGAGGAGCTCGGCTGGGGCGGCTACTGGGCCTGGGATCCCGTGGAGAACGCGGCGTTTTTGCCGTGGCTCACGGCGAGCGCCTACGTGCACTCGACGATGATCCAGGAGCGTCGCGGGATGCTGAAGGTCTGGAACGTCTTCCTGATCTGCGCGACGTTTTTCCTCACGATCTTCGGCACGTTCCTCACGCGCTCGGGCCTGATCTCCAGCGTGCACTCCTTCGCGCAGTCCGGCATCGGCATCTTCTTCGTCTGGTACATGGGCGTCATCGCCGCGACGAGCCTCGGGCTCATCGTCTACCGCCTGCCGAAGCTGCGCAGCGACGGCGTCTTCGAGTCCGTGCTCTCGCGCGAGACCGCGTTCGTGCTGAACAACTGGGGCCTCCTGAGCCTCACGATCTTCATCGCGACGGCGACGACCTGGCCGCGCATCAGCGAGTGGCTGCTCAACCAGGAGTCGACGCTCGGGCCGACGTTCTACAACACCTGGATCCCGCCGCTCGCGCTCGTGATCTTCTTCCTCATGGGCGCGGCTCCGCTGCTCGGCTGGCGCAAGACGAGCCCGGAGCTCTTCCTGAAGAGCTTCCGCTGGCCCGTGGCGGTGATGCTCGTCGTCGGCGTCTTGCACCTCGCGCTCGGCAAGCGCGTCGGCTACCCGGCCTTCTACGACGCCGCGCCGATCTACGAGGGCACGCTCGGCCGCGTGCTCGCCTGGACCTCGGGCAAGCTGCCGTTCATCACGGTGATGCTCGTCGCGTTCAACATCACCGTGGTCGTGCAGGAGTTCTACCGCGGCGTCGCGGCGCGGCAGCGGAGCAAGAGCGGCGAGGGCCTGTTCAGCTCGCTCTTCAACCTCGTGGCGAAGTCGCGCCGTCGGTACGGCGGCTACGTCGTGCACGTGGGCATCGCGCTCATGTTCCTCGGCTTCACGGGCCGCTCGTGGGGCGTCGACAAGGAGCTCAGCATGTCGCCGGGCGAGTCGGCCCAGGTCGAGTACTACGACATCAAGTACCTCGGCACGCGCATGGAGGTCGACAACGAGAAACGCGCGATCTTCGCCGACCTCGAGGTGACGCGTCAGGGCAAGCCGATCGGCCGCGTGACGCCGGCGAAGTTCATCTACAAGACCGGCGCCGATCAGCCCTCGACCGAGGTCGCCAAGCACATGACCATCCGCGACGATCTCTACGTGATCGTAGGAATGGTCAACCCGACGACGAAGGTCGCGGCGTTCCAGTTCCACGTGAACCCGCTCGTGAACTTCATCTGGATCGGCGTGGGCATCCTGATCCTCGGCGCGATGTTGTCGATGTGGCCCGACGTCGCGCTGGAGGAGGCGGGCGCGTTCGGCTACATCCGCGCCGCGGCCTCGGTCGCGACCTCGGTCATCTTCGCCCTGCTGCTCGCGGGCGGCCCCTCGCTCGCCTACGGCGGGACAAACGGCTCGCGCGCCCCGCCCGCGCCGACGATCGAAGCGCCCTCCCCCGCGCCTGCCCTCGGCGCCGCCCTCGCTCCCGCCAAGTAA
- a CDS encoding LeuA family protein: MSATPDFRSDDLIYDWNEIGRKGRLIPRDVTFFDETLRDGLQNPSVADPNIEQKLKLIHLMSKIGIHVADIGLPGSSKRAFDDVLRMCREITDNRLPLGVACAGRTVVSDITPMIEISQRAGIPVEVYCFIGSSPIRQLAEDWDLDTIVKRSAEAIDVAVKAGLPVAYVTEDTTRSRPDMLATLFKMAIDHGASRLCLCDTVGHATPDGVRNLIAFTKSIIAGHGADGKVRIDWHGHNDRGLALENALWALEFGADRVHGTALGIGERVGNAAMELILLNLKLLGLLEHQDLTHMLDYCNTAAEAVGWQIPINYPLVGRDAFRTATGVHAAAIIKAQGKGDAWLADRIYSGVPAGMFGRKQEICVGYMSGASNVNFWLRQRRIEPSKELVEAILKKAKGSSHILSDEEILAVVDEMKAR; this comes from the coding sequence ATGAGCGCCACGCCCGACTTCCGATCCGACGACCTCATCTACGACTGGAACGAGATCGGCCGCAAAGGGCGCCTGATTCCCCGGGACGTCACGTTCTTCGACGAGACCTTGCGCGACGGGCTGCAGAACCCCTCCGTCGCGGACCCGAACATCGAGCAAAAGCTGAAGCTGATTCACCTGATGTCCAAGATCGGCATTCATGTCGCGGACATCGGCTTGCCCGGCAGCTCCAAGCGCGCGTTCGACGACGTCCTGCGCATGTGCCGCGAGATCACGGACAACCGCTTGCCGCTCGGCGTGGCGTGCGCGGGTCGGACCGTGGTCTCCGACATCACCCCGATGATCGAGATCTCCCAGCGCGCCGGGATCCCGGTCGAGGTCTACTGCTTCATCGGCTCGAGCCCGATCCGCCAGCTCGCCGAGGACTGGGACCTCGACACGATCGTCAAGCGCAGCGCCGAGGCGATCGACGTCGCGGTGAAGGCGGGCCTGCCCGTCGCGTACGTCACGGAAGACACGACGCGCTCGCGGCCGGACATGCTGGCGACGTTGTTCAAGATGGCGATCGATCACGGCGCGTCGCGGCTGTGCCTCTGCGACACGGTGGGTCACGCGACGCCGGACGGCGTGCGCAACCTGATCGCGTTCACGAAGTCGATCATCGCGGGCCACGGCGCGGACGGGAAGGTGCGTATCGACTGGCACGGGCACAACGATCGTGGTCTCGCGCTGGAGAACGCGCTCTGGGCGCTGGAGTTCGGGGCGGACCGGGTGCACGGCACGGCGCTCGGGATCGGCGAGCGCGTGGGCAACGCGGCGATGGAGCTCATCCTGCTCAACCTGAAGCTGCTCGGGTTGCTCGAGCACCAGGACCTCACGCACATGCTGGACTACTGCAACACGGCGGCGGAGGCGGTGGGCTGGCAGATCCCGATCAACTACCCGCTCGTGGGCCGCGACGCGTTCCGCACGGCGACGGGTGTACACGCGGCGGCGATCATCAAGGCGCAAGGCAAGGGCGACGCGTGGCTCGCGGACCGGATCTACTCGGGCGTGCCCGCGGGGATGTTCGGGCGAAAGCAGGAGATCTGCGTGGGCTACATGTCCGGGGCGAGCAACGTGAACTTCTGGCTGCGGCAGCGGAGGATCGAGCCGTCGAAGGAGCTCGTGGAGGCGATCCTGAAGAAGGCCAAGGGGTCGAGCCACATCCTTTCGGACGAGGAGATCCTGGCGGTCGTCGACGAGATGAAGGCGCGTTAG
- a CDS encoding carboxypeptidase regulatory-like domain-containing protein: MSSLPPAPRPTRAARIVALLAALVSLLYVAGLFDTRLTGLDLVMQAPALPAALTTRDADLRVALVDEHDQPLPGAFVRLFSIQNGTTYFAGEASAGEDGVASLEAMPRGEAWLLAYGEGRARGSVRVVLGPGERVVRLVLQPAAAVDVVVVDEAEQPFPGAKITVTGADPLPYVAVTGADGRARIDRLGQGPFSVRASGRGYDDVVRTGVMPGPIPVRIKLERLGAFEVLVVNADGSPAPYARVLCGGASLWPARSTVADANGIARIVGLRRGGYDLKAELGERVSQTELGVEIERAAQKQVKLVLGPGRRITVTVTDGEGENAPPVKEASVVLVEEGLSPFPIHGRTDAKGVVVLGPITLGYATVSARAPGFVPRSAVPVDDEATEVRVSLLRGGALVGEVVDDRGFPVGGATIEVVGVDIEGMPIDETSAMAEFREDHFDLALPGPLPLLPIGELGVMPGPIPDLPRAGGFAATSLGSGGDPWVTRSDGEFRAEPIPPGRVHAIVRHPDYVEAESETVTIVSGGEARVKVVLHQGGSLEGRVVDADHRPVSGARVELAAAVGTLERVTYTDDSGTFAFGAVPDEVLISVARPETPSDVAARLIVEIPDNERKEVEIVLPRQRDAVLVHVTDDRGYALDRVEVRAVSLDPTVPLRRTLFTDDDGDVEIPDAAGLPLRFVLSRPSKAPLVQEVEITPAKLTYELAEGITAKGEVTGRDGRERVEGAEVVVYTDAGVRRARSDAEGAFEVKDLAPGRVRIVASHADFATGEKITTVAPAPSREVDLGAVDLAEAGEVEGTVIDPNDEPVVGARVAFGMVPTYLPLGPLPRGVVSTDREGRFKLAGVPEGEATIEAYSSDLGRAATTVKVRAGRSTSRVDITLPGEGSASGEAKGAGSIALTLGERTERGAKVIVVVMVPPNGEAELAGVEPGDKLLEVNGKQVRTIEDARRRISGPLAEDVVLTLVPEGEGEKPRRLRVRRERVRR, translated from the coding sequence GTGAGCTCCTTGCCCCCCGCTCCGAGGCCGACGCGCGCTGCGCGGATCGTCGCGCTGCTCGCGGCGCTCGTGAGCCTGCTCTACGTCGCGGGGCTCTTCGATACGCGGCTCACGGGCCTCGACCTCGTCATGCAGGCGCCCGCGCTTCCCGCGGCGCTCACCACCCGCGACGCCGACCTGCGCGTCGCCCTCGTCGACGAGCACGATCAACCGCTGCCAGGCGCGTTCGTGCGCCTCTTCTCGATCCAGAACGGCACCACCTACTTCGCTGGCGAGGCGAGCGCAGGCGAGGACGGCGTCGCCTCGCTCGAAGCCATGCCGCGCGGCGAAGCGTGGCTGCTCGCGTACGGCGAGGGGCGCGCCCGAGGGTCCGTTCGGGTCGTGCTCGGGCCCGGCGAGCGTGTCGTCAGGCTGGTGCTCCAGCCAGCCGCCGCCGTCGATGTCGTCGTCGTCGACGAGGCGGAACAACCGTTCCCCGGCGCGAAGATCACCGTCACGGGCGCAGATCCGCTCCCCTACGTCGCCGTCACCGGCGCGGATGGGCGCGCGCGGATCGATCGGCTGGGACAAGGTCCCTTCTCGGTGCGCGCGTCGGGCCGCGGGTACGACGACGTCGTGCGGACGGGCGTGATGCCAGGCCCGATCCCCGTGCGGATCAAGCTCGAGCGCCTCGGCGCGTTCGAGGTCCTCGTCGTCAACGCCGACGGCTCCCCCGCGCCTTACGCGCGCGTGCTCTGCGGAGGCGCGAGCCTCTGGCCCGCGCGCAGCACGGTCGCCGACGCGAACGGCATCGCGCGGATCGTGGGCCTGCGGCGCGGCGGGTACGACCTCAAGGCCGAGCTCGGCGAGCGCGTGAGCCAGACCGAGCTCGGCGTCGAGATCGAGCGGGCCGCGCAGAAACAAGTGAAGCTCGTCCTCGGCCCGGGCCGGCGGATCACGGTGACGGTCACCGACGGCGAGGGCGAGAACGCGCCACCCGTGAAAGAGGCGAGCGTCGTGCTCGTCGAGGAGGGGCTGAGCCCGTTCCCGATCCACGGCCGCACCGACGCAAAAGGCGTCGTCGTGCTCGGGCCGATCACGCTCGGCTACGCCACCGTCAGCGCGCGCGCGCCGGGCTTCGTGCCTCGCAGCGCCGTGCCCGTGGACGATGAGGCCACCGAGGTGCGCGTCTCGCTCCTGCGCGGCGGCGCGCTCGTCGGCGAGGTCGTTGATGATCGAGGCTTCCCCGTCGGCGGCGCGACGATCGAGGTCGTCGGCGTGGACATCGAGGGCATGCCGATCGACGAGACCAGCGCGATGGCCGAGTTCCGCGAGGATCACTTCGACCTCGCTTTGCCCGGCCCGCTGCCGCTCCTGCCCATCGGCGAGCTCGGCGTGATGCCGGGCCCCATCCCCGACCTGCCACGCGCCGGCGGCTTCGCCGCGACCTCCCTCGGCAGTGGCGGCGACCCCTGGGTGACGCGATCCGACGGCGAGTTCCGCGCCGAGCCCATCCCGCCCGGCCGCGTACACGCCATCGTCCGCCACCCCGATTACGTCGAGGCCGAGAGCGAGACCGTCACCATCGTCTCTGGCGGCGAGGCGCGCGTGAAGGTCGTGCTGCATCAAGGCGGCTCGCTCGAAGGCCGCGTCGTCGACGCCGATCACCGCCCCGTCTCGGGCGCGCGGGTCGAGCTCGCCGCGGCCGTGGGCACGCTCGAGCGCGTCACGTACACCGACGACAGCGGCACCTTCGCGTTTGGCGCCGTCCCGGACGAGGTCCTGATCAGCGTGGCGCGGCCCGAGACGCCGTCCGACGTCGCGGCGCGGCTCATCGTCGAGATCCCCGACAACGAGCGCAAGGAGGTCGAGATCGTCCTGCCGCGCCAGCGCGACGCCGTCCTCGTGCACGTCACCGACGATCGCGGTTATGCGCTCGATCGCGTCGAGGTGCGCGCCGTCTCGCTCGACCCCACGGTCCCGCTCCGGCGCACGCTCTTCACGGACGACGACGGCGACGTGGAGATCCCCGACGCCGCGGGCTTGCCGCTGCGCTTCGTGCTCTCGCGGCCGAGCAAGGCGCCGCTCGTGCAGGAGGTCGAGATCACGCCGGCCAAACTCACGTACGAGCTCGCCGAGGGCATCACGGCGAAGGGCGAGGTCACGGGGCGCGACGGGCGCGAGCGCGTCGAGGGGGCCGAGGTCGTCGTCTACACGGACGCGGGCGTGCGCCGCGCGCGCAGCGACGCCGAGGGCGCGTTCGAGGTGAAGGACCTCGCGCCGGGCCGCGTGCGGATCGTCGCGTCGCACGCGGACTTCGCGACCGGCGAGAAGATCACCACGGTCGCGCCCGCGCCGAGCCGCGAGGTGGATCTCGGGGCGGTGGACCTCGCCGAGGCGGGTGAGGTCGAGGGCACGGTGATCGATCCGAACGACGAACCCGTCGTGGGCGCGCGTGTGGCGTTCGGGATGGTGCCGACGTACCTGCCGCTCGGCCCGCTGCCGCGTGGGGTCGTCAGCACGGATCGCGAGGGCCGGTTCAAGCTCGCGGGTGTGCCGGAGGGCGAGGCGACGATCGAGGCGTATTCGTCGGATCTCGGGCGCGCTGCGACAACGGTGAAAGTGCGCGCGGGCAGGAGCACGTCACGCGTGGACATCACGCTGCCGGGGGAGGGCAGCGCGAGCGGCGAGGCGAAGGGCGCGGGCAGCATCGCGCTGACGCTCGGCGAGCGGACCGAGCGCGGGGCGAAGGTGATCGTGGTCGTGATGGTGCCGCCGAACGGCGAGGCCGAGCTCGCGGGCGTGGAGCCGGGGGACAAGCTGCTCGAGGTGAACGGCAAGCAGGTGCGGACGATCGAGGACGCGCGAAGGCGCATCTCGGGGCCGCTCGCCGAGGACGTGGTGCTGACGCTCGTGCCGGAGGGGGAAGGGGAGAAGCCGCGGAGGCTGCGGGTCCGGCGGGAGCGGGTGCGGCGGTAG
- a CDS encoding HAD family hydrolase — translation MGELFTHRRLGEVERKRLLREVLDRVRDPSGCAKVVVFDLDGTIMDNRPRVVAILHELAEVWRARHPNEATALAAATVDDVVYGIVDTMRRIGVSEPTLHEEGFRFWRERFFQDPHLRHDTETPGAGAFVRACYDAGAIVVYLTGRDLPNMALGSFASLRDLGFPIGVVGAELVVKPDFDTPDAVFKREVAPALLRLGEVVAVFDNEPANCNLFLEIHPAATAVFVDTQYAPDPPPLDPRVHVIHSFELEP, via the coding sequence GTGGGAGAGCTCTTCACGCATCGCAGGCTCGGTGAGGTCGAACGCAAGCGGCTGCTCCGCGAGGTGCTGGACCGGGTGCGGGATCCGTCCGGGTGCGCGAAGGTCGTCGTCTTCGACCTCGACGGCACGATCATGGACAACCGGCCGCGGGTCGTCGCCATCCTGCACGAGCTCGCCGAGGTCTGGCGCGCGCGGCACCCGAACGAGGCCACCGCGCTCGCCGCCGCCACCGTCGACGACGTGGTCTACGGCATCGTCGACACCATGCGCCGCATCGGCGTGAGCGAACCCACGCTCCACGAAGAGGGCTTCCGCTTCTGGCGCGAGCGCTTCTTCCAGGACCCGCACCTTCGCCACGACACCGAGACCCCCGGGGCGGGCGCCTTCGTGCGCGCCTGTTACGACGCGGGCGCGATCGTCGTGTACCTGACGGGCCGCGACCTGCCCAACATGGCCCTCGGCTCCTTCGCGAGCCTGCGCGACCTCGGCTTCCCCATCGGCGTCGTCGGCGCCGAGCTCGTCGTCAAGCCCGACTTCGATACACCCGACGCCGTCTTCAAGCGAGAGGTCGCGCCTGCGCTCCTTCGGCTCGGCGAGGTCGTCGCGGTCTTCGACAACGAGCCGGCGAACTGTAACCTGTTCCTGGAGATCCACCCCGCGGCGACGGCGGTCTTCGTGGACACGCAATACGCCCCCGATCCGCCGCCGCTCGATCCACGCGTCCACGTGATCCACTCCTTCGAGCTCGAGCCATGA